A part of Larkinella insperata genomic DNA contains:
- a CDS encoding dihydrofolate reductase produces MLISLIAAVAEKGVIGRENDLVWHLPDDFKYFKQTTSGHPILMGRKTFESLGKPLPNRLNVVITRNPDYQPAGVVVVDSLEKALEEARKTAVPEIFVIGGSEIYRQAIPFADRLYLTEVKASFDGDAWFPDFDKANWREVSRRHHPTDDRHAVAFDFVVWERR; encoded by the coding sequence ATGCTGATTAGCTTAATTGCCGCCGTTGCCGAAAAAGGGGTCATCGGACGGGAAAATGATTTGGTGTGGCACTTGCCTGACGATTTCAAATACTTCAAACAAACTACCTCCGGGCACCCGATCCTGATGGGCCGGAAAACATTCGAGTCGCTGGGAAAGCCGCTGCCTAACCGCCTGAACGTCGTCATCACCCGCAATCCAGATTACCAGCCCGCAGGCGTTGTGGTGGTTGACTCCTTGGAAAAAGCGCTGGAAGAAGCCCGAAAAACCGCTGTTCCGGAAATATTCGTGATTGGGGGTTCCGAGATCTACCGACAGGCCATTCCCTTCGCTGACCGACTGTACCTCACGGAAGTGAAGGCTTCTTTTGACGGCGACGCCTGGTTTCCAGATTTTGACAAAGCCAACTGGCGGGAAGTGAGCCGACGGCATCATCCCACCGACGACCGGCACGCCGTAGCGTTTGATTTTGTGGTCTGGGAGCGCAGATAG
- the fmt gene encoding methionyl-tRNA formyltransferase, with the protein MRIVFMGTPDFAVASLQKLLDDGCQVVAAVTAPDRPAGRGQQLTESPVKRAAVAAGIPVLQPEKLRDPDFLEQLQSYQADLQVVVAFRMLPEVVWAMPRIGTFNLHASLLPQYRGAAPINWAIINGEQETGVTTFFIEKEIDTGQMIFQETEPIHVQDTAGTLHDRLMERGAGLVLKTVRAIESGTYPRIPQPAVDELKMAPKIHRETCEINWFQSAEAVRDFVRGMSPYPTAWTKINGKAYKIYAVSVANQSPFSAEPGEAYSDGKNTLLIKAEDAWLSVDELQAEGKRKMTIGDYFRGNKI; encoded by the coding sequence TTGCGCATCGTATTTATGGGGACGCCCGATTTCGCGGTTGCCAGCCTGCAAAAACTGCTTGACGACGGCTGTCAGGTGGTGGCAGCTGTGACGGCCCCCGACCGACCGGCCGGACGCGGACAGCAACTGACCGAATCGCCCGTGAAGCGGGCAGCGGTGGCGGCCGGTATTCCAGTATTGCAGCCTGAAAAGCTGCGCGATCCGGATTTTCTGGAACAACTGCAAAGCTATCAGGCCGACTTACAGGTAGTTGTTGCGTTTCGGATGTTGCCGGAAGTGGTTTGGGCTATGCCCCGGATTGGCACCTTCAACCTGCACGCTTCGCTGCTCCCGCAATACCGGGGAGCGGCTCCGATCAACTGGGCCATCATTAACGGCGAACAAGAAACCGGTGTGACGACGTTTTTCATCGAAAAAGAAATCGATACCGGCCAGATGATTTTTCAGGAAACCGAACCGATTCATGTGCAGGACACCGCCGGAACGCTTCACGACCGGCTGATGGAACGGGGTGCGGGGCTGGTGCTGAAAACCGTTCGGGCAATTGAGTCGGGGACGTATCCGCGTATTCCGCAGCCAGCGGTGGATGAACTGAAAATGGCTCCAAAAATTCACCGCGAAACCTGTGAAATCAACTGGTTTCAATCGGCGGAAGCTGTTCGGGATTTCGTGCGGGGCATGTCGCCTTATCCAACGGCCTGGACGAAAATCAACGGGAAAGCCTACAAGATTTACGCCGTTTCGGTGGCCAACCAATCCCCTTTTTCGGCAGAACCCGGGGAGGCTTATTCGGATGGCAAAAATACGCTGCTCATCAAAGCCGAGGATGCCTGGTTGTCGGTAGACGAACTGCAGGCCGAGGGAAAGCGGAAAATGACGATTGGAGACTATTTTAGGGGGAATAAAATCTGA
- the greA gene encoding transcription elongation factor GreA, protein MGKISYYTEEGLSRLKAELNELKTKGRTDIARQIAEARDKGDLSENAEYDAAKDAQGLLEMKISKMEEIISNARLLDESSIDTSQVSVLSTVKIKNRKNGATVTYTLVSEEEADLKLGKISVGSPIGKGLLGKKVGDTTEIKVPAGTLEFEVLEIGR, encoded by the coding sequence ATGGGTAAAATTTCGTATTACACCGAAGAAGGACTTTCGAGGCTGAAAGCCGAATTAAATGAGCTCAAAACCAAAGGCCGAACTGATATTGCCCGCCAAATAGCCGAAGCCCGCGATAAAGGTGACCTGAGCGAAAACGCCGAATACGACGCAGCAAAAGATGCACAAGGTTTGCTGGAAATGAAGATTTCGAAGATGGAAGAAATCATTTCGAACGCTCGTCTGCTGGATGAATCCTCGATTGACACCTCACAGGTATCGGTTTTATCGACTGTAAAGATTAAAAACCGAAAAAACGGTGCCACCGTGACGTATACGCTGGTATCGGAAGAAGAAGCCGATCTGAAGTTGGGGAAAATCTCCGTAGGATCTCCCATCGGTAAAGGCTTACTGGGCAAAAAAGTGGGCGATACTACTGAAATCAAGGTTCCGGCCGGTACGCTGGAATTTGAAGTACTCGAAATCGGACGTTAA
- a CDS encoding HIT family protein — translation MASIFSRIVNGEIPAHKIAETDDYLAFLDAFPVVKGHTLVIPKQEIDYLFDLDDELYAGLMKFAKQIAPAIEKAIPCQRIGVSVIGLEVPHAHVHLIPLNSMADMNFNNKLKMSQEELAEVAAHIRSFL, via the coding sequence ATGGCTTCCATCTTCTCCCGCATTGTCAACGGCGAAATTCCGGCGCATAAAATTGCCGAAACCGACGACTACCTGGCTTTTCTGGACGCATTTCCCGTCGTGAAAGGACATACCCTGGTTATTCCGAAGCAGGAAATTGATTACCTGTTTGATCTGGATGACGAGTTGTATGCCGGGCTGATGAAATTTGCCAAACAGATTGCCCCCGCCATCGAAAAAGCCATTCCCTGCCAACGAATCGGCGTATCGGTCATTGGCCTGGAAGTGCCGCACGCTCACGTTCACCTGATTCCGTTAAACAGCATGGCGGACATGAACTTCAATAATAAACTGAAAATGAGCCAGGAGGAGCTGGCCGAAGTAGCCGCTCACATCCGGAGCTTCCTCTAA
- a CDS encoding NAD(P)H-dependent glycerol-3-phosphate dehydrogenase: MNQAARITVVGGGSWATAIIKILSEGNNHVRWWLRSQRDADHIKKFHHNPSYLSDVQISPRKVRVCTKIKDALSVSDHIILAVPAAFVSDALKGVKPAHLAGKSVISAIKGMIPEKNQLVTDWAEQSFEVPAGRIAVIAGPCHAEEVALEKQSYLTIASQNLEFASEVAHLFNGRFVQTSPLDDIYGVEYCAVMKNIIALACGITHGLGYGDNFQAVLVSNAMQEIRRFVDTVYPMQRDLSASAYLGDLLVTAYSPFSRNRTFGHLIGRGYSVQSAQMEMNMIAEGYYAVKSIHEINQHYGVSMPIVEMVYTVLYEKTSPVSATNALKAVLK; the protein is encoded by the coding sequence ATGAATCAAGCCGCTCGGATAACCGTTGTGGGTGGTGGCAGTTGGGCCACCGCGATCATTAAAATCTTATCGGAAGGAAACAACCACGTTCGCTGGTGGTTGCGAAGCCAGCGGGACGCCGACCACATCAAGAAATTTCACCACAACCCCAGCTACCTGAGCGACGTTCAGATCAGCCCCCGGAAAGTGCGGGTCTGCACGAAAATCAAGGATGCGCTGAGCGTGAGCGACCACATCATTCTGGCGGTTCCGGCGGCTTTTGTCAGTGATGCGCTGAAAGGGGTGAAGCCCGCGCACCTGGCCGGAAAAAGTGTTATTTCTGCCATAAAAGGCATGATTCCCGAAAAAAACCAACTGGTCACGGATTGGGCGGAGCAGAGCTTTGAAGTGCCCGCCGGTCGGATTGCCGTCATTGCCGGGCCTTGCCATGCGGAAGAAGTTGCTCTCGAAAAACAGTCGTATTTGACCATTGCTTCCCAAAATCTGGAATTTGCTTCGGAAGTGGCGCACTTGTTCAACGGCCGTTTCGTTCAAACTTCTCCGCTCGACGATATCTACGGGGTGGAATACTGCGCCGTCATGAAAAACATTATTGCGCTGGCCTGCGGGATTACGCACGGATTAGGCTACGGCGATAACTTTCAGGCGGTTCTGGTGTCCAACGCCATGCAGGAAATCCGTCGGTTTGTGGATACGGTTTACCCGATGCAGCGCGATCTGAGCGCGTCGGCTTATCTGGGCGATTTGCTGGTGACGGCTTATTCGCCGTTCAGCCGCAACCGGACATTCGGGCACCTGATTGGGCGCGGGTACAGCGTACAATCGGCGCAAATGGAAATGAATATGATTGCAGAAGGCTATTATGCCGTCAAAAGCATTCACGAAATCAACCAGCACTACGGTGTTTCGATGCCGATTGTGGAGATGGTTTATACGGTTTTATACGAAAAAACGTCGCCGGTTTCGGCGACGAATGCGTTGAAAGCGGTTTTGAAATAA
- a CDS encoding efflux RND transporter periplasmic adaptor subunit, producing the protein MKRKSNRIWWILGGVVVLLIGGLVAAKQAGLIGKEKPTEVDFTAVKKVDIIERVSASGRVQPEVEVKISPDVSGEIIALYIAEGDSVKKGQLLLKIRPDNYESLLARARATVNSSRAQFQQTKALAAQAQARLIRARATYERNKKLLADKVISAADFEQIEADYNVARQEIESVQANIKAAEFNVAGAEAGLRDATENLRKTTIYAPVNGTVSKLNVELGERVVGTSQMAGTEMLRIANLNNMEVRVNVNENDIVRVSVGDTADIDVDAYSTTNRKFKGIVTEIANTANGLAATGSSSGASSSLSTDAVTEFEVRIKVLNSSYKDLLAQRAKRTYPLKPGMTASVEVITDRRPGVLAVPIAAVTTRGAAQEAMNRNPNDEDGNQENKPANQAPTKKEEVKEIVFVRQNDKVVQREVKTGISDFDNIEIKSGLKPGEEVVSGPFIAVSKRLKDGDLVVKRDPNKDKKPEKPAE; encoded by the coding sequence ATGAAACGTAAATCAAACCGCATCTGGTGGATATTAGGCGGTGTTGTGGTCCTGTTGATCGGCGGGTTGGTAGCCGCCAAGCAAGCTGGGCTGATTGGGAAAGAAAAACCAACCGAGGTTGATTTTACCGCAGTCAAGAAAGTTGACATTATCGAGCGGGTCAGCGCTTCGGGCCGGGTTCAGCCGGAAGTCGAAGTGAAAATCAGTCCGGATGTGTCCGGAGAAATCATTGCCCTGTACATTGCCGAAGGGGACTCCGTTAAAAAAGGGCAACTGCTGCTAAAGATTCGTCCGGATAACTACGAGTCGCTGCTGGCCCGCGCCCGCGCTACGGTCAATTCCAGCCGGGCTCAGTTCCAGCAAACCAAAGCATTGGCGGCCCAGGCCCAGGCCCGGCTTATTCGCGCCAGAGCCACGTATGAGCGAAATAAAAAGTTACTGGCTGATAAAGTAATTTCTGCGGCCGATTTTGAACAGATCGAAGCGGATTACAACGTGGCCCGACAGGAAATCGAGTCGGTTCAGGCTAACATCAAGGCGGCTGAGTTTAACGTGGCCGGAGCCGAAGCAGGCTTGCGGGACGCCACCGAAAACCTGCGAAAAACAACCATTTATGCGCCGGTAAACGGCACCGTTTCCAAGCTGAACGTTGAGTTGGGCGAGCGCGTGGTCGGAACGTCGCAAATGGCGGGTACGGAAATGCTCCGGATTGCCAACCTGAACAACATGGAAGTTCGGGTGAATGTCAACGAAAACGACATCGTACGTGTCAGTGTGGGCGATACCGCTGATATTGATGTGGATGCCTACTCAACGACAAACCGCAAATTCAAAGGGATTGTTACCGAAATAGCCAATACTGCCAATGGGCTGGCCGCTACCGGTTCGAGCAGTGGTGCTTCCTCCAGCCTTTCAACGGATGCCGTAACCGAGTTCGAAGTCCGGATCAAAGTTCTCAACAGCTCTTACAAAGACCTGCTGGCGCAGCGGGCCAAGCGGACGTATCCCTTAAAACCGGGCATGACGGCCTCCGTTGAAGTAATTACCGACCGGCGGCCCGGCGTTCTGGCCGTTCCGATTGCCGCCGTCACAACCCGGGGAGCCGCTCAGGAAGCAATGAACCGCAACCCGAATGATGAGGATGGTAACCAGGAAAATAAACCGGCCAATCAGGCACCCACTAAAAAAGAGGAAGTTAAGGAGATTGTGTTTGTTCGTCAGAACGACAAGGTAGTTCAGCGGGAAGTCAAAACCGGTATCAGTGATTTTGACAACATCGAAATTAAATCGGGGCTGAAGCCCGGTGAAGAAGTCGTTTCCGGGCCATTCATTGCGGTATCGAAGCGCTTGAAAGATGGCGATTTGGTGGTGAAACGGGATCCCAACAAAGACAAAAAACCGGAAAAACCGGCTGAATAA
- a CDS encoding TolC family protein: MKRFTTNKGPVNRFRLTILASLLGLSVHVADAQTTVQNTPAAASSTGSTVYSLRQCVEIALQNNIQARRGQLQVESSDLQLRQSRLNLLPNASFGANQSLSGGGRQIDPFTNTVIPQQSVSSSNYQLNSSLTIFNGFSQRNTIKQYDLARDASQKELLATNNTVALTVVQSYLNVLTYQEQLEIARGQVATTRGQLERTEKLVNAGTLAEAQLFDLRAQVANDELAIVTAQNNLDLAKLALLQAMNVPGGQNIDVERMEVPDPTFSPYSATAQQVYNIALENMPDIQGADLRVRSAAAGVEVAKGALYPSLTLNASLYTFVSSTNRQSSRDTSRVTQQQIPGQFILVNGIQEPIFQTVYGSNSSRVGFVDQVTNNLNRSLSVSLRIPIFTNFQSRNQITTAKIQQQTAELNAQNARLTLRQNIETAYTNMLAGANRFRATSIQVESLEQAFRAAESRFNAGALNSVDYNIAKNNLDKARANLVQAKFDYIFRTKILDFYQNKPLSF, encoded by the coding sequence ATGAAGCGATTTACTACCAACAAAGGCCCGGTGAACCGGTTTAGATTGACGATCCTGGCATCGCTACTGGGGCTTAGCGTGCATGTAGCAGATGCTCAGACAACTGTGCAAAACACGCCGGCAGCGGCTAGTTCAACGGGCTCAACCGTTTACTCGCTGCGGCAATGTGTTGAAATTGCCTTGCAGAACAATATTCAGGCCCGCCGGGGTCAGTTGCAAGTGGAAAGCAGCGATTTGCAGTTGCGCCAATCCCGTCTGAATCTGCTTCCTAATGCTTCTTTTGGTGCGAATCAATCCTTGAGTGGTGGGGGGCGGCAGATTGACCCGTTTACCAACACTGTTATTCCTCAGCAGAGCGTAAGTTCAAGTAATTACCAGCTTAATTCATCGCTGACAATTTTCAATGGATTCTCCCAGCGCAACACGATCAAGCAATATGATTTAGCGCGGGACGCCAGTCAGAAAGAATTACTAGCAACCAATAATACCGTAGCCTTAACGGTTGTTCAGAGCTATCTGAACGTATTGACTTATCAGGAACAACTGGAAATCGCGCGGGGGCAGGTGGCTACCACGCGGGGGCAACTCGAACGGACGGAAAAGTTGGTCAATGCCGGTACTTTGGCGGAAGCTCAACTCTTTGATCTACGGGCTCAGGTTGCCAATGATGAACTAGCCATCGTTACGGCTCAAAATAATCTCGATCTGGCTAAGCTAGCTTTGTTGCAAGCCATGAATGTGCCGGGTGGACAGAATATCGATGTCGAACGCATGGAAGTACCCGATCCGACGTTTTCTCCGTACTCGGCCACAGCCCAACAGGTCTATAACATAGCACTGGAAAATATGCCAGATATTCAAGGTGCCGATTTGCGAGTACGCAGTGCGGCTGCCGGTGTTGAAGTAGCCAAGGGGGCACTGTATCCTTCTCTAACGTTGAATGCCAGCCTCTACACTTTTGTATCAAGTACAAACCGTCAAAGTTCGCGTGACACCAGCCGTGTGACACAACAGCAGATACCCGGTCAGTTTATTTTAGTCAATGGTATACAAGAACCCATTTTCCAAACGGTTTATGGATCAAACTCTTCAAGAGTTGGTTTCGTCGATCAAGTTACCAATAACCTGAACCGCTCCTTGTCTGTTAGCTTGCGCATTCCAATTTTTACAAATTTTCAGTCGCGCAATCAGATTACTACCGCCAAGATTCAGCAGCAAACCGCCGAGTTGAATGCGCAGAATGCCCGATTGACGTTGCGGCAAAACATTGAAACGGCGTACACCAATATGTTAGCCGGGGCCAATCGATTCCGGGCTACATCAATCCAAGTGGAGTCGCTGGAGCAGGCTTTTCGGGCGGCCGAAAGTCGATTCAACGCCGGTGCTTTAAATTCAGTAGATTATAATATTGCCAAAAATAACCTGGACAAAGCCCGGGCTAACTTGGTACAAGCGAAATTTGATTATATTTTCCGGACAAAAATCCTTGATTTTTACCAAAACAAACCATTATCTTTTTAG
- a CDS encoding aminotransferase class IV: MQTNVVLNGDILREEAVWLLPSNRAFQYGDGLFETIRYEHHEVQFWPDHYDRLTRGMAALSLQPLPLLDQDLLLSQINDLLKANQLLGQPSRVKLQVWRQPGGLYTPTSFQTHYLITARSGPAFALTEKARVGFFDAFRLSPSPVSAYKTLSALPYVLAGIAKQQQQADDMILLDTGGNLAECIASNLFWLLGDQLFTPSLDSGCIDGILRRQLLRRAPQHGLTVREGLFKPDALGQADAVFCTNVAGIQWIRQIGETVYNEKPVDRIKSILAGP, translated from the coding sequence ATGCAAACGAACGTGGTTTTAAACGGGGATATACTGCGGGAAGAAGCCGTCTGGCTGTTGCCCAGCAACCGGGCATTCCAGTACGGCGACGGATTGTTTGAGACGATCCGTTACGAACACCACGAAGTCCAGTTCTGGCCCGACCATTACGACCGGCTTACCCGTGGCATGGCCGCCCTTTCGCTCCAACCCCTCCCCCTGCTCGATCAGGATCTTCTCCTGAGTCAGATTAACGACCTTCTGAAAGCCAACCAGCTCCTCGGTCAGCCCTCCCGCGTCAAGCTGCAAGTCTGGCGCCAGCCCGGCGGCCTGTATACGCCCACCAGCTTCCAGACGCACTACCTGATTACGGCCCGCTCCGGCCCGGCTTTCGCGCTTACGGAGAAAGCCCGTGTCGGTTTTTTTGATGCGTTTCGGCTGTCGCCTTCGCCGGTTTCGGCCTACAAAACGCTGAGCGCACTACCGTACGTACTGGCCGGTATTGCGAAACAACAGCAACAGGCTGATGACATGATCCTGCTGGATACCGGCGGCAACCTGGCCGAGTGCATTGCCTCCAACCTGTTCTGGCTCCTTGGCGACCAGCTTTTTACGCCCTCCCTCGACAGCGGCTGCATCGACGGAATCCTGCGTCGGCAACTCCTCCGCCGGGCTCCGCAACACGGCCTTACCGTTCGCGAAGGGCTTTTCAAGCCGGATGCGCTGGGTCAGGCGGATGCGGTATTTTGCACCAACGTCGCGGGTATTCAATGGATCCGGCAGATCGGTGAAACGGTCTATAATGAAAAACCGGTAGACCGAATCAAATCCATACTGGCAGGACCCTAG
- a CDS encoding ABC transporter ATP-binding protein gives MISLQNVSKYYPAGFGKTYVLRNITLDISEGEFVSIMGPSGSGKSTLLHILGMLEEPSEGEYLFYDQPVQKLSEKRRTELHRNYIGFVFQAYHLIDELTVYENIETPLLYKGMSSSERKSRVAELLDRFNMVAKKDLFPTQLSGGQQQLVGIARAVASQPKVIFADEPTGNLHSDQAKEIMELFKKLNKEDGVTIVQVTHSEVNAEYGNRILRLKDGWLESFPVSLESE, from the coding sequence ATGATTTCACTACAGAACGTTTCTAAGTACTACCCGGCCGGTTTCGGTAAGACGTACGTGCTGCGTAACATCACCCTCGATATCAGCGAAGGGGAGTTTGTCTCCATCATGGGGCCGTCGGGATCGGGAAAATCCACGCTGCTGCACATCCTGGGCATGCTCGAGGAGCCGTCGGAGGGCGAATACCTGTTCTACGATCAGCCGGTGCAGAAACTATCGGAGAAACGTCGTACCGAGTTACACCGTAACTACATTGGATTTGTGTTTCAGGCGTACCACCTGATCGACGAACTGACGGTTTACGAAAACATCGAAACCCCGCTGCTCTATAAAGGCATGTCGTCGTCGGAACGGAAAAGCCGCGTGGCCGAACTGCTCGACCGGTTTAATATGGTGGCTAAGAAAGACCTGTTTCCAACGCAGCTCTCGGGTGGTCAGCAGCAACTGGTCGGCATTGCCCGCGCCGTTGCTTCGCAGCCCAAGGTAATCTTTGCCGATGAACCCACCGGCAACCTGCATTCCGATCAGGCGAAGGAGATCATGGAACTGTTTAAAAAGCTGAACAAGGAAGATGGCGTCACCATTGTGCAGGTGACCCACTCGGAAGTCAACGCCGAATATGGCAACCGGATTCTGCGGCTGAAAGACGGCTGGCTCGAATCCTTTCCCGTATCGTTGGAAAGCGAATAA
- a CDS encoding ABC transporter permease, producing the protein MFHNYLVIAFRNLWKHKLFSFINVVGLASGIMVCLLALMQVKSTFEYDLFHPHPERTYRIITDVTGQNGNKQSFAMTPLPLGDLLPREYGFIEKSARIYFGLRGEVSGNGKTLYASGAFVDPTFFEMFGYKLSAGRPALEPNTVVLTSATAQKFFGAANPVGKTVLIRDQGHFTVTGVLAPAEKSHLNFEMLASMATRQTDAQLTNWNDTYSACTYILAKKGMTRQTLDQALPVVSARINRLLGTKSPIQYGFRAQAMSEITPDLEDLISITGAGATTIGSLLSFGVVALVILLLAGFNYVNLTLARSLSRAREVGVRKATGALRSQLIGQFLIESTVLALLALGLAYLLLMAVEPLPIVQRLTQNTRYDAALWLYFCLFALATGAVAGLVPARVLSAYQPMQVLRGQIGPRLFRGVGWRKALIVAQFSVTLTAAVFMLVMYRQFSYMGTGDYGFNRENILNIPLTGSAADVGKYRLLANGLSKQVGVERVGAVSESMGHYADDRRMRRERRGDAVPIQNFAVDHNFVPSMGLTVVAGQNLPESVSDSAGHFILINETAVKALQFGSPQQAVGQTLWLDSTDVQVAGVLKDFNFMSFKWTIMPLMVRYEPKRFRVLQVSVAGGAAETVVSRIEKLWKQINPREPLSYGWYQEELYEQHMHWDDQLFFYVLIGMALSIACLGLLGMVTYTTETRTKEVGIRKVMGATVMQIVVLLSKSFVSLLLIAGLIALPAGYSLGRLFLQEFAYHVSVGAETLAVCFGAMLLIGGLTIGFRTYRAALANPTDSLRNE; encoded by the coding sequence ATGTTTCACAACTACCTCGTCATTGCGTTTCGAAATCTCTGGAAGCATAAGCTGTTTTCCTTCATTAACGTCGTGGGGTTGGCGTCCGGAATAATGGTTTGTCTGCTGGCGTTGATGCAGGTAAAGAGCACGTTTGAATACGATCTGTTTCATCCGCATCCGGAGCGGACGTACCGGATTATCACCGACGTTACCGGCCAGAACGGAAACAAACAATCGTTCGCCATGACGCCCCTGCCGCTGGGCGATCTTCTGCCGCGGGAGTACGGCTTTATCGAGAAAAGCGCACGGATTTATTTTGGGCTGCGGGGAGAAGTCAGCGGCAACGGCAAAACGCTGTACGCGTCGGGCGCTTTTGTGGACCCGACTTTTTTTGAAATGTTTGGGTACAAACTATCAGCGGGCCGCCCGGCCCTTGAACCCAATACCGTCGTGCTGACGTCGGCGACGGCACAAAAGTTTTTCGGAGCTGCCAATCCGGTGGGTAAAACCGTCCTGATTCGCGACCAGGGCCATTTTACCGTGACGGGCGTTTTGGCTCCCGCCGAAAAATCCCACCTGAATTTCGAGATGCTGGCGTCGATGGCAACCCGTCAGACCGACGCGCAGCTCACCAACTGGAACGATACGTATTCGGCCTGCACATACATTCTCGCGAAAAAAGGAATGACGCGGCAAACCCTTGATCAGGCTCTGCCGGTCGTGTCGGCCCGAATTAACCGCTTATTAGGCACTAAATCACCCATTCAATACGGATTCCGGGCGCAGGCAATGTCGGAAATTACGCCCGACCTGGAAGATTTGATCAGCATTACCGGGGCCGGGGCAACCACGATCGGAAGTTTGCTGTCGTTTGGGGTGGTGGCGCTGGTTATCCTGCTGCTGGCCGGATTCAACTACGTCAACCTGACGCTGGCCCGGTCGCTGAGCCGGGCGCGGGAAGTGGGTGTTCGGAAGGCAACGGGGGCGCTACGGTCGCAGTTGATCGGGCAGTTTCTGATCGAATCAACGGTGCTTGCCCTGCTTGCTCTGGGACTGGCCTACCTCCTGCTAATGGCCGTTGAGCCGTTACCGATTGTGCAGCGACTGACGCAGAATACGCGTTACGATGCCGCGTTGTGGCTCTACTTTTGCCTGTTTGCGCTGGCAACGGGGGCGGTGGCCGGGCTGGTTCCCGCGCGGGTTCTGTCGGCTTACCAACCCATGCAGGTCCTGCGGGGTCAAATTGGGCCGCGCCTGTTTCGGGGGGTGGGCTGGCGGAAAGCCCTGATTGTTGCTCAGTTTTCGGTGACGTTAACGGCGGCTGTTTTCATGCTGGTGATGTACCGGCAGTTTTCGTACATGGGCACGGGCGATTACGGTTTTAACCGCGAAAACATCCTGAATATTCCGTTGACGGGCTCGGCGGCTGATGTGGGCAAATACCGACTTCTGGCGAACGGTCTGTCCAAACAGGTGGGCGTCGAACGGGTTGGGGCTGTGTCTGAGAGCATGGGGCATTACGCCGATGACCGGAGAATGCGACGCGAAAGACGGGGGGATGCGGTGCCGATTCAGAATTTTGCGGTCGATCACAATTTCGTGCCGAGCATGGGGCTGACGGTGGTGGCCGGGCAAAACCTCCCCGAGTCGGTATCGGATTCGGCGGGTCATTTTATCCTGATCAACGAAACGGCCGTCAAGGCCTTGCAATTCGGAAGCCCGCAGCAAGCCGTTGGGCAGACGCTCTGGCTGGATAGTACGGATGTACAGGTGGCCGGTGTGCTAAAAGATTTTAACTTTATGAGCTTTAAGTGGACCATCATGCCCTTGATGGTCCGCTACGAGCCGAAACGCTTCCGGGTGTTGCAGGTGAGCGTGGCTGGCGGAGCCGCCGAAACGGTGGTGTCACGGATTGAAAAACTCTGGAAACAGATCAATCCGCGGGAACCGTTGTCGTATGGCTGGTATCAAGAAGAACTGTACGAGCAGCACATGCATTGGGATGACCAGCTGTTCTTTTACGTGCTGATCGGGATGGCTTTGTCCATCGCCTGTCTGGGCTTGCTCGGAATGGTTACGTACACCACCGAAACCCGGACCAAGGAGGTGGGAATCCGGAAGGTGATGGGGGCAACGGTAATGCAGATCGTGGTCCTATTGTCGAAAAGTTTCGTCAGTCTGTTGCTGATTGCCGGATTAATCGCCCTACCGGCAGGTTATAGCCTGGGCCGGTTGTTCTTGCAGGAGTTTGCGTACCACGTTTCCGTTGGCGCCGAAACGCTGGCTGTGTGTTTTGGGGCCATGCTGCTCATTGGCGGTCTGACCATCGGTTTCCGGACGTACCGGGCCGCCCTGGCAAACCCGACCGACAGCCTGAGGAACGAATAA